One Pseudomonas brassicacearum genomic region harbors:
- the hflC gene encoding protease modulator HflC, translating to MSQSSSHDHHDHVGHDHGHAGHHHGHHHHHHHGDSLQAGPFPWRRMGWAVLLVGFAVAAASLVQVRSGEATVITRFGNPARVLLQPGLGWRWPAPFEAAIPVDLRLRTTSSGLQDVGTRDGLRIIVQAYVAWQVQGDPDNVQRFMRAVQNQPDEAARQIRTFVGSALETTAASFDLASLVNTDASQVRIADFEAQLRQQIDQQLLTTYGVRVLQVGIERLTLPSVTLTATVDRMRAERETIATERTAIGKREAAQIRSAAERDARIVQADATVKAADIEAQSRVEAAEIYGRAYAGSPQLYNLLRSLDTLGTIVSPGTKLILRTDAAPFRVLVDGPPAVEPKGGTQP from the coding sequence CATCACCACCATCACGGCGATTCGCTGCAAGCCGGTCCGTTTCCTTGGCGGCGGATGGGCTGGGCCGTGCTGCTGGTGGGGTTCGCTGTCGCGGCTGCCAGCCTCGTGCAGGTGCGTTCGGGGGAGGCCACGGTGATCACGCGTTTCGGCAACCCGGCCCGGGTACTGCTGCAACCGGGCCTGGGCTGGCGCTGGCCGGCACCGTTCGAAGCGGCCATTCCGGTGGACTTGCGGTTGCGCACTACGTCCAGCGGTTTGCAGGACGTCGGTACCCGCGATGGCCTGCGAATCATCGTCCAGGCGTACGTGGCGTGGCAGGTCCAGGGTGACCCGGATAACGTCCAGCGTTTCATGCGTGCAGTACAGAATCAGCCGGACGAAGCTGCCCGGCAGATCCGCACGTTCGTCGGTTCAGCATTGGAAACCACCGCAGCCAGTTTTGATTTGGCGAGCCTGGTCAACACCGATGCCAGCCAGGTGCGCATTGCCGATTTCGAAGCGCAGTTGCGCCAGCAGATCGATCAGCAGTTGCTCACCACTTATGGCGTGCGCGTGTTGCAAGTCGGTATTGAGCGTCTGACTTTGCCTTCGGTGACCCTGACCGCGACGGTGGATCGCATGCGTGCCGAGCGCGAAACCATCGCCACTGAACGCACGGCGATTGGCAAGCGTGAAGCCGCGCAGATTCGTTCCGCTGCGGAGCGAGATGCGCGAATCGTGCAGGCCGATGCCACGGTGAAAGCGGCTGACATCGAGGCGCAGTCCCGGGTGGAAGCGGCCGAGATTTATGGCCGGGCATACGCCGGTTCGCCTCAGCTCTACAATCTGCTGCGCTCGCTGGATACGTTGGGCACTATCGTCAGCCCGGGCACAAAGCTGATTTTGCGCACCGACGCCGCGCCATTCCGGGTGTTGGTAGACGGTCCGCCTGCTGTGGAACCCAAAGGTGGAACACAACCATGA